GGGCGAAGGACTTCCTCGGTTTCCTCGGCGGTGACGCCGCGCATGCCGCGCAGACACTGGACTCGGCCGATGTCACAGAATTCGGCCGTGCCGGAAACAGATTGGCCAGGAAGGTCATCGAGCAGACTCCCGGCCTGCACCCGTTCGGCCCGGTCGTCGACGGGGATTTCCTGCCGCGGAATCCGCTGGAAGCCTATGCCGACGGCACTGCACATCGAGTGCCGCTGATCATCGGTACGAACAGCCGCGAGGCGACACTGTTTCCCAAGATTCTCGATGCACTGCCCACCAACCCCGAACGCATCGACAAGCTGTTCGCCCTTACCGATCCGACGGCGAAAGCCGCAGTCATCGAGGGCTACCCCGGTTATCCCGACGCCGACGCCGCAATCGATCTGGGCGGGGACTTCACTTTCTGGAAGCCTTCGTTGGAGGTTGCCGAAGCGCATTCGAAGTATTCATCGACCTACAGCTACCGCTTCGACTACGCGCCGAGAGTCATGCGGTGGCTCGGGCTCGACGCGACGCACGGATTCGAGATGTCCGCGGTATTCGGGCTCAACGACACGATGGTCGGAAAGATGATGACGATTCCCGGAGGCCGCTCGGCCTGGGCTGCCGTCACCGAGCAAGTGCAGTCGCAGTGGCTGCACTTCGCAAGGACCGGCGCGCCGCTCGACTCATGGCCCGAGTACTCCGAGGCCACGCGCGAAACGATGATCTTCGATGTCCGCACACGCGTGCAGCGCGATCCTCGACGCGACCGTCGGCTCGCATGGGAGGGCTACCGCGGATATGCCAGCGGGATGACCGAGCCGTTCAGCGCCGCTACTTGAGAAGCCGCGACATCCGGCGGTCGGCAAGAATCTTGCCGCCCGTCTGACAGGTCGCGCAGTACTGGAACGATCGCTCCGCGTAGGAGACCTCGCGGACCGGGTCGCCGCACACCGGACACGGCAAACCAGTTCGGGCATGCACAGCCATCCCGGACCGCTTCTCGCCCTTGAGTCGTGCGGCGTCCTGCCCGGCGGAGCGGGCCACAGCGTCGGCGAGCACTTCACGCATCGACCGGTACAGCACGAACACTGCTTCGGCGTCGAGTTTGCCGGCCGAGGCGAACGGGGACAGTTTCGCCACGTGCAGGATCTCGTCGGAATATGCGTTTCCGATCCCGGCGATGAGCGACTGATCCACCAGGGCAGTCTTCAGCCGCGCGGTGGTGCCGCCGAGAATCTCGGCGAACTCGGGTTCGGTCACGTCCATCGCGTCGGGACCGAGGCGGGCGATGCCCGGAACTTCGCGCGGATCGTGGACGACCCACACCGCCATGCGCTTCTTGGTGCCTGCCTCGGTCAAGTCAATCGCTGGCGTCAGGCCTTCGGGAGTGAAGAAGTGGACCCGAAGTGCAAGCGGGCCTTTGCCCGGCTTCGGCGGCGTGGCGCTCGGCTTGTCGGTCCAGCGCAGCCAGCCACCACGGGAGAGGTGGGTGATCAACCACAGGTCGCCTGCCTGCAACCCGAGGTGTTTGCCGAAACGGGCGGCATCGGTGACATCACGCCCCTGCAGATCGGTGACGGGCGGATCGAATGTCTTGAGGACGCTCAGCGCGGCGATGTCGATCCGGCCGATGACGGCCCCTACCGCGTGTGCGCGCAGGAACCCGGCGAGCGCTTCCACCTCGGGCAGCTCAGGCATCGATCCAGTATGCGCCTACACTGTCGACCGTGAAGGTTCCAACGCCGTACGAGGACCTGCTCCGCCACGTTCTCGATTCCGGCACCGCCAAATCGGACCGCACCGGAACGGGTACCACGAGCATCTTCGGGCACCAGATGCGTTTCGATCTCAGCGAAGGCTTTCCGCTGATCACCACCAAACGGGTGCACCTGAAGTCGATCGTCTACGAATTACTGTGGTTTCTGCGCGGCGAGTCCAATGTCGAGTGGTTGCGCGAGCACGGTGTCAGTATCTGGGACGAGTGGGCGGCCCCGGACGGTGAACTCGGCCCCGTCTACGGCGTGCAGTGGCGATCGTGGCCGACGCCGTCGGGCGAGCACATCGATCAGATCTCCCAGGTGATGGAGACCCTCCGCACCAACCCGGATTCACGACGCATGATCGTCTCGGCGTGGAACGTCGGCGAGATAGCGCAGATGGCGTTGCCGCCGTGCCATGCGTTCTTCCAGTTCTACGTTGCAGACGGCAAGCTGTCCTGCCAGCTGTATCAACGCAGTGCCGATCTGTTTCTGGGCGTTCCGTTCAACATTGCGAGCTATGCGTTGTTGACGCACATGGTGGCGGCGCAGGTCGGCCTCGAGGTCGGTGACTTCGTCTGGACGGGCGGGGACTGCCACATCTACGACAATCACTGCGAGCAGGTCGCCGAGCAGTTGACCCGCGAGCCGTACGCATACCCGAAGCTGAATCTCGCACAACGTGATTCGATCTTCGATTACACCTTCGAAGATGTCGAGGTCGTCGGGTACGAGCACCACCCAGCCATCAAAGCGCCGGTGGCAGTCTGATGTCCCCTCGTCATATCGGAATGATCTGGGCACAGACCACTGGCGGAACCATCGGCGACGGCAACTCCATCCCCTGGCGAGTACCGGAGGATCTTGCACATTTCAAACAGATCACCGCTGATCATGCGGTGATCATGGGGCGGAAGACTTGGGATTCGCTTCCGCCGAAGTTCCGTCCGCTGCCTGGCCGTCGGAACGTCGTTGTCACGCGCAACCCGGACTGGCAGGCGCGAGGCGCTCAGGTCGTCTCCAGCGTCGAAGCTGCGCTGAGTCTCACCGACGGCGACCCCGCCTGGATCATCGGCGGCGGTGAGATATACCGAGCGGCAATGCCGTTGGCGACGGAGTTGCAGGTCACCGAAATCGACCTCGATATCGACGGCGACACCTCGGCGCCGGAGGTCACCGGTGAGTGGTCGGCACTTACCGGACAATGGTTGATCAGCCGGAACGAAGGCATCCGATATCGCCACGTTCAGTACGGCAAGGCTTAACAAAGTACTTGATCTGCACAGTCATTCGAGCAGACCACTCTGACCGAAGCTGCTCGTAGGTCATACTGAGCGCATGGACAAGAAGTCACTCACCGCCCTTGCCCGACAACAGTTGAAGCTCGCCGTCGGCACATCCAGTGGCAGAAGTTCACAAACCGTTTACGGCGGTCATCAGCGCCACCTCCGTCAGACAGTGGTAGCCCTCGTCGCAGGTACCAAGCTCGGCGAGCACGACCTGTCCGGAGAATCGACCGTGATCGTCCTCAGCGGTCAGCTCAAGCTTGTCAGCGGCGAGAAGTCATGGAAGGGCTCCGCCGGCGATCTCCTGGTCGTCCCGGACGCGAGGCACAGCGTCGAGGCTGTCGAAGACGTCGCGTTTCTCCTGACCGTCGCCATCTAGGAGCCGCGAACCACCATCACCGGGCAGTCGGCAGTCTGGATCAACGCGTAGCTGGTGGATCCGAGCAACATGCCGGTGAATCCGCCTCGTCCACGACTGCCGACCACGATCAGCGCAGCCTGCTCGGACAACTGACTGAGCACGCGCACCGGACGATCCTGTGCGACGACGCGCCGCACCTCGACGTCCGGGTACTTCTCCTGCCAGCCTGCAAGACTTTCCGCGAGCACTGCTTGCTCGGAGGCGGAGATGACATCCCAGTCCTGCGGTACACCTGTGCCGTGCGAGAGGCTGACATCGGACCAGACGTGCACCGCTATCAACGCCGAACCACGTTGCGCTGCTTCGTCGAACGCGGCAACGATCGCAAGCTGATTGATTTCCGAGCCGTCGACTCCAACCACTACCGGCCCCTGAGCCGGCGGTAGACCATCCATGGACCGCCCACGGACCACGACGACCGGGCCGGTGCAATGCGCGCTGAGCGCGACCGCTACCGATCCGAGTACCCCTGAATCCGACTCGCCGAGCCCGCGCGCACCGAGGACCACGAGGTCGCTTCTGGACGACTCGTCGAGCAGAACGTCGACTGTGTTGCCCTCGCGCGCTTCGACGACGATGTCGAGAGGGGCACCTTCGACCGACTCACGGGCGAGGATGCGGGCGGCATCGAGTCGTGAGCCGGCTACTGCGTGCGCTGTTTCGCCAGGGTCTCGCGTCGTAGGTGAAAGATGCGGTGCGATGGCGGTGACTATGCGCAACACCGCATTCCTGGCGACGGCCGAATGGGCGGCCCAGATCGCCGCACGGTCCGCCGATTCCGATCCGTCGATGCCGACGACAATGGTTCGGGGTCTGTTCACGTGCGAACCTCCGGTAAAGGATCAGATGTCGGACCAGGATAGACGACATGCGGTCCTGACGGGGGGCAACAAAAGGTGCCTCTCTCCGGTTCCATCATCGAAACCGGAGAGAGGCTACTTTTCCCACAGACCCCCCGGGGAGCTATTTCCTCGTACGTCGCCCCTACGATGCACGGAGCTTTTGAGCCTCGATCACTTCCGCCTGGTTCTCCAAGTCGTCGAGGAAGTCCGAGAGAAT
This region of Rhodococcus sp. PAMC28707 genomic DNA includes:
- a CDS encoding thymidylate synthase: MKVPTPYEDLLRHVLDSGTAKSDRTGTGTTSIFGHQMRFDLSEGFPLITTKRVHLKSIVYELLWFLRGESNVEWLREHGVSIWDEWAAPDGELGPVYGVQWRSWPTPSGEHIDQISQVMETLRTNPDSRRMIVSAWNVGEIAQMALPPCHAFFQFYVADGKLSCQLYQRSADLFLGVPFNIASYALLTHMVAAQVGLEVGDFVWTGGDCHIYDNHCEQVAEQLTREPYAYPKLNLAQRDSIFDYTFEDVEVVGYEHHPAIKAPVAV
- a CDS encoding dihydrofolate reductase, whose protein sequence is MSPRHIGMIWAQTTGGTIGDGNSIPWRVPEDLAHFKQITADHAVIMGRKTWDSLPPKFRPLPGRRNVVVTRNPDWQARGAQVVSSVEAALSLTDGDPAWIIGGGEIYRAAMPLATELQVTEIDLDIDGDTSAPEVTGEWSALTGQWLISRNEGIRYRHVQYGKA
- a CDS encoding universal stress protein, with protein sequence MNRPRTIVVGIDGSESADRAAIWAAHSAVARNAVLRIVTAIAPHLSPTTRDPGETAHAVAGSRLDAARILARESVEGAPLDIVVEAREGNTVDVLLDESSRSDLVVLGARGLGESDSGVLGSVAVALSAHCTGPVVVVRGRSMDGLPPAQGPVVVGVDGSEINQLAIVAAFDEAAQRGSALIAVHVWSDVSLSHGTGVPQDWDVISASEQAVLAESLAGWQEKYPDVEVRRVVAQDRPVRVLSQLSEQAALIVVGSRGRGGFTGMLLGSTSYALIQTADCPVMVVRGS
- a CDS encoding cupin domain-containing protein, coding for MDKKSLTALARQQLKLAVGTSSGRSSQTVYGGHQRHLRQTVVALVAGTKLGEHDLSGESTVIVLSGQLKLVSGEKSWKGSAGDLLVVPDARHSVEAVEDVAFLLTVAI
- a CDS encoding carboxylesterase/lipase family protein; this encodes MSANTRVSTVDGVIQGKSLGDLLTWRGIPYAAPPVGPLRLRAPQPTVAWEGVRDATDWGNASVQSKFYTRLSITKYQPVSEDCLNLNVLAPAAASAKPRPVMVFVHGGAYTLGSSATPLYVGGSLVRRSLRESDGIVYVSINYRLGSLGYLDMTQFSTSERQFDSNLGLRDQVAALEWVQRNIDRFGGDPDNVTIFGESAGGNAVTTLLATPAAKGLFRQAIAESSVPGLVATHERATQWAKDFLGFLGGDAAHAAQTLDSADVTEFGRAGNRLARKVIEQTPGLHPFGPVVDGDFLPRNPLEAYADGTAHRVPLIIGTNSREATLFPKILDALPTNPERIDKLFALTDPTAKAAVIEGYPGYPDADAAIDLGGDFTFWKPSLEVAEAHSKYSSTYSYRFDYAPRVMRWLGLDATHGFEMSAVFGLNDTMVGKMMTIPGGRSAWAAVTEQVQSQWLHFARTGAPLDSWPEYSEATRETMIFDVRTRVQRDPRRDRRLAWEGYRGYASGMTEPFSAAT
- a CDS encoding DNA-formamidopyrimidine glycosylase family protein translates to MPELPEVEALAGFLRAHAVGAVIGRIDIAALSVLKTFDPPVTDLQGRDVTDAARFGKHLGLQAGDLWLITHLSRGGWLRWTDKPSATPPKPGKGPLALRVHFFTPEGLTPAIDLTEAGTKKRMAVWVVHDPREVPGIARLGPDAMDVTEPEFAEILGGTTARLKTALVDQSLIAGIGNAYSDEILHVAKLSPFASAGKLDAEAVFVLYRSMREVLADAVARSAGQDAARLKGEKRSGMAVHARTGLPCPVCGDPVREVSYAERSFQYCATCQTGGKILADRRMSRLLK